A segment of the Corylus avellana chromosome ca2, CavTom2PMs-1.0 genome:
TTCTGGGAACATCCAAGGCCCACCTACTGATCCTTGCTAATTGTTCAATTAGGGGACTACCTTTTTTGTGGGACATAGCCGACAAAGGATGTATTCTCAACTTTATGAACAGAGATACAGATCTAGGGTCATCAATGGAAAAAGGaatattttagtgttttaaaaATCTAAACCGGGTTATATTGTGAATCAATGGTCAGTTTGTTGAACACCTAGACCAGAAGATCACCACTGTAGTTTGCATTGCAAAGCTAAAACAAGGGTCAAAATGTTTATGGGTCTCACAGTCATTCCCTGAAGTTTTTGTGGATTTCCAGTTGGGATTTCAGAAACTTATCAGGTGTGATGGCAATATAGGAATAAATCATTCAGAAAGCTAGAAACAGTTGCAGGAACACAAAGTGTGTCATTCCATGGATGTTTCAATAGACTAGAAACCTAGAAGATACATATGGTTTCAAGCTAAAATGCATACTAAGAATCCAAATATGTAATATAGTTTTTGACAGAGGAATCTTGCTCCATTtgaatgtttttaattaattaacaaggCATCTCGTTTGGTTAGATGAAGCCATCAACTGTGCAcctattattactttttttcagTTGTCTTATTCCCATAAAATGTTGTCTTCTCTCAGAATCCACCAATTATATCCTAAGCTTTTGTCTAGAAATGCAAAAAGTCAAACTCATATGCTAGTTGTTGGGATAATGTTGCTACCTTCTCTAAtaagtcaaaaaaatgaaaataaaagaacaagacAAAATGCATCATCAAAGCAATACCATGAGATTGGGttcaattgatttattttattgcttttgctgtttgtttatgttttttttgataagtaaaagtccgacaacaaggtgcatctgccGGGAGacgtttgtttatgtttttacaTTATGTACCAACTAAATCGGACTACTTAATGATCCTTGCATCATGCAATTATATTGGGCCACAACATTTATTGGtgttatattaaaatatttgtaaatGGGCACTACAAGCCCCTGTTCAGTGACTTCACCTGTCAGCTAAGTATGTGGAAGGAATGATGTGTTAATTATAGATATAGAATGATGTGTTAATTATAGATATAGAACAGCAAGCACTGTGATTTGATCCAGCTGTACTTCCATATTCTGGATAATGTTTCTTTAAAGCTTAGTTGGGATCTGATTGTGCCTTTTAAAGGATTCAACTGATGTATTCAGGTAAAGGTTTTTCCTTGACATTGGCCATGCCCCAATCATTTATCTGGGTCAAATCGCCTCATTGGTATTTTTGCTTCTCAATACTAATATCTTCTTACCTTTGGTTTAGTTGTTCTGTAGTCATCCTATTCCAATGTTCTCAAGATcgaaaaatgattttaatttttcactTCAAATCAGTGGTAGCAGTGCAATGCACACTAGTATATTAGGCTAACTTCCTGTTTAACTCATCTACACTCCTGGTGTCAGTCTGGCTGACCTGCAACTCATTACTCACCCCACCTGACCTGGGTTTGTGGTTGCTAgtgcgcttttttttttccttatggTAGGTTTTTCCTCAAAAGTCGCAAGTAGTTATAATTTATTATCAAGCATTTGGCTTTTGGGttcatatgttttaatttattatgcTCTTCGCATATCCGTTATTCGACTTTCCTAGgtatattttaacaatttgcTATTGCTTAACTCTGCAGATGACTGTGTATGCTAGTGGGGTTTCTGTATTGATGCCTGGAGATGATGTTCCTACCTTCATTGCACACCCAGCCCCCATGCCATGTCCTCCTGCACAGTTTTTGTGGCCTCCCCAGCATCATATTTCATTGCCAGATCCCGACTCAAACACCAACTTGAGCACAAACTCAAGCTCAAGCTCGTTAGGAGGAAACTAAACATGTGAATCACATCAAGCCCAAATCATGATCATGCACTCAGACTAAGAGTTTACTCCCTGGAGAAGCATGGCCAGACAGTATTCAAGGTtgcacttttttctttttacccaAAAGCTCTTGATTTGTGTATAGCATTAATGGTCAGGCTGGCTTTGGCATATGGGCCACCTTCAAATTTGCAGACTGACTACCATCCAAGTGCACCTGGCATTacatatttatcttataattttcAGATATCCCAAATATGATTTGCATCTTTAGAGATGTATTGCATTGCCATCACATAGATGAGTCTCTTTTGTAAAAAACTGAGGAATATAAAGGTGCAGAATTGTCAAAAGGGTGCAAAGCAAAGCCTTCAATAGATGCTCATTCATGTGTCAAATTTCCAGGTTGCCAACTTCCCACGGCAAGTTAGAGTACTAATGACAAAGATATATGACTTGAATATTAGCAAGAAGTGATAGTATCAACTGATCGTTTTTTGGTAATAGGACttaatatgttatattaatcatttattttcaatattattaCTCTGATGTGGGATTCTATCATATATAAAACCCTATCTTTTGATCCCATAATAATGTGGAGAACGACGAGTCCGTGGTTGACTGCTGTAGAATTGATTAGCAAGTGTGTCAACAGGTGAGGCTGTCTCAATTTCTGGTTTATGTAGAGAATATTCTTGCAACATCACAGAAACAATTACATCTGCAGCGTAGGATTCACATAATCAAGATGTAAATTTAAGACTTCTATTCTGATTATAAAGCTTAAAATAataaggggtaattaccttttgcccctATAAACTACAGCGCTTTGGCACTTTCTTCCCATGAACTATCAACTATGACATCTGACCCAatcaaactatcatcttatgGCAAAAAACCctcttccgtcagtcaaagtggttaaaattgacggtcaacggtTATATGCAAGTTATgtgctattttaatttttttttttttttccacttttgcTCTCACTTCTACTGAGAAAATGATGCTTATACCCTCCTAAAtcctaatccaacacatgaaaacaatttaaaataagggcaaaagtggaagaaaaaaaaaatttaatggcaCATGACATGTACATGActgttgaccgtcaattttaatcCCTTTGACTAACGAAATAgagctttttgtcataagatggtaatTTGATGGGTCAGGTGTCAATTGGCagttcataagaaaaaaatgcaaagacgttgtagttcatggggcaaaAGGCAATTAccccaaataataataaaaaaattataaatttaattaatgttttaatacCATGGACTAATTGGCACTTTTCTAAGGCCCACGCTTCACTGAGGATAACATCAGCTCCCGGGGATGGGCTTTTTAGTGGGGCGCTTCATTTGCCGGAAAATGGGCCTTGTCCATAATCATTAACTAAGATTACTGAAGCACTAAAAATAAGCCAGGCCTCCTATCTTTAGGCCCATAAAACAAAGGTAGCCTTATTTatggacaaaattttcttccaaactggattgaaggaatttccttcaacctaatctataaaagtgacatgtgtctctttttttaataacatgtgagatgtacatgagttttttataaaatttattctaactttgtccctgctattaaaaaacatgtgcatctcacatattcaTGGGACgcgtgtcacttttatagattatgttgaaggaaattcctccaaccgtttggaggaaaactttgtcccttatttattgtatttcacCCCCTTAGaacattcccaatggaagagccaaatgttacttttatctaaaatagctcttcaaatatttaaaaaaccccttacattggattagcaaaaaaaaaatgtaaaatagatatttgattggaagagctaaaaaaaaaaactaaatgtagcagcacttttcaagggaactattttattttttactgtttatctcacctattttctctctttttccaaatattttcctactttttctctgcgtgttctctttttcccaaaactttttccatttttcctcacatgttctctttttcccaaaatttttcttacttttaataatattttaatagaatagatagaaatatagctaatcggatttTAGCTAAACTAGACAAATGTGAGTTTTaagaagccattttacataaaattatGACTCCTCCATTAAAAATGCTCTTATaacttatatttaaaaatcaGCTTGCAAGGAAAAAGTACCCaataacttatatacacatgattaagaTTGTAGTTAAGTCGCGTACGATACACACTCTGTGGCCGACGTTCACGACGACCCACTCCATCAACAATAACCCGATACTAGCCATTTTTCTTTTGGCAGCTCCACTTCTCTATCCCACTTAAatgattcaaattttttatataactcACCATTTAAACCTAGTTTGCAAGGGAAGAATgttaaaaaacttatatacacattatTAAAATCGTACTTAAGTCTTGTGAGACACTAAAGATCGTAACATTTAAGCTCAGCAAAAACCCCTCCCCACATAAGATATAGATAcaacctctatatatatatatatatatccggtCGATTGCGTGAAGCTTGCAGTAGccacaaaaaaaaggaaagtataCAGAAAAGACGGTTCTTTTTAATCACTCATACATACACATAAATACTTCAATAATTATATGTATCAAAACTGATTAAACCATGCCTAACCTATTAAAGTCATCCTTTTTTTCAACATGTGGAGTATATTCCACAAAAGCCCAAGTGCTGAAAATGACAAAGTTAGAAGCTCCAAGATCTGCACATAATAAGAACAAATGTTAACAATTGATTTGgtattaaatttgaattttcaaacCACAGAAGTCTCCTCCTTTTTGCATTGAATTCCACATGATTGGAATACAAAGAATATTGCATATGATGGGGACGACCAAAGAAACAGTCCAAAATGTAGGATACTGCCCATTTGCTTTCCACACAGAAAAGCCAACGGCTTAATATAATATTAGGACCACTATTAAattgtctccatatctcaacgGCTAATAAGAACATACAAAAGGGTTTCCCTCCCTCCCATTTCAACTCtcattcaaaatatataatttccatgatatgtgaaattaatttgtaatgtattaattggaaaaatattacaaatctATAGGCACCTTTATGTTAGAATTTGCTTGTTTTCACTTCAAGATTAATATGCACCcgaatttcttataattttataccTCATATGAAATTTTGGGTTCGGGCAATGATCTACGAATCGAAATCCCCTACCATTGGAACTACTAAAAATTTTCTACGACATTTAGATAGAAAAACTGCAAGAGATTTTCAGCAATTTATTGTCTAAAAAATAAGTGGGTGAACTTTCTAGAACTAGCTTGACTAGGTAAATTCTATGAGAGTTCTCTCAtatttattaatcaaattattatttaatatttggaTCTCGAGTAATTTGTTGTTAGAAAAATAGATAGACGAACTATTCGAAACTTGCTAGGTCAGATAAATTCTATAAAAATTATCTCTACTCATTAatcaaattactaacaatttagacaaaaaaaaaagaaagtaaaatcaCTATTGCTGATTGCTAATTACACTAATTATACTAAGAGTctgtttagaattgcgtttgagaaatagagtttttaagtcaaaaagtgattttgggcaaaagctttatttttaaacttttgccaaaagtgcgttttgaccatttttatactttttagactcttaaaagcgcttttaatttttttactaaactgagtactttttttataaaatgaattttttaaatattaaaagtacttttaaactccttaaacgcaatcttaaacaaGCCCTAAATTTCAGACTACTACTGTCAATGTCATGGGTTTTAGCACAAGGAAGATtgcttttttaatataaattttatagtaTAGTTTTTAGCACCTTTAATAATGGAAGCCAGCCTAGGCAATGTAGGCATAGACATCACAAGATTTTGTTCGAATATAAAATCATGACCAGAccatcaatttcttcttctgGTAATTTGTATAATGTGGGGGCAAGTATGACGTGTCcacgcaattttttttttttttttttttttaaatgcttcTTAAATTTGAAGTGCAATAAGAAGCCCCATGCCTAGTGGCCTAAAGgttgaaaggaaagaaaactaGTTGAAGAAGCTTTGGAGATAAATTCttttcacttattttaaaaagtttaaataaataaaaaaatttatttaattaatattttaatactctaTTTATGTACATACTCAAAGTCCTTTTTACTAAATGATActtaacatgtaaaatattcTATGAAAATGAAATGTGAATTACTTAGCAAGAATTAGGTACtatatcaaaatataaaaattaaataggaaataCGAGAGTAGAAGCAAAAAGAGAGACAATAATTTGAGGTAGTTCGACCGTAAGAGCCTACGTACTATGCCACCATCCTCGGCCAGCTCGTCATTGTCTCCAATCGCTATCAGCtcgtttaatttttccttcaaactcaagcttactCATGTTAAAATTCAAGTGATATTCTTTCTTTATCAAATGATATAATCaaatataatattcttattcTGATCATGCCATAATATCAAAATCTGATCACTATTACACAATTTACATTACTTATATTGTGCATTCATGTGGCCTATAAACACATGCACATTATCACTATTCTATCAAATAGGTCAACATAAACACAATGTAGTCATCATGAATGTAGGTCTCTAAAACCGAACCGTCTCAAATCATTATATCGTCGGGTTCTCCTATTTTAtactttattttcatattttaacaaTAACATTGCTTATAGTTATGGATCATTTTCCAGAATCCAAATATTGCATTAATTTTAtgtataaaatgaataaattcacagctttttatttctaaaaatgTGTACTTTTGTTTGCTAGAGTGCCCAAGtctttcaaattcaaaaacagaaaaagccATTAAAAaggacaataaaaaataaataaattatgtacATAGAATCATTATTCTGCAGAAACGCAATCTTTGGGCGAGCAGGAGAAGAGACCCACTTTTGGAAGCCTGTGACTGTGAGAGTAAAAAGTAAACAGCGGTCAATTTAATGGCGTTACTGTGAAATCGGACACAGACAGGTGTCATCTGCTAATCCGCCCAACCCACACATAGACAAAATCTTCCCAAATCCCCAAATTGACCTTTTCACtacaattaaaattatttacaatAAACAAATTACCGAAAGAAAAAACAGGAGACGAAGAGTTAGAGAAAGATGAAACACTCCAAGGACACAAGTGGGTTGTCCAATGACTCATTGGTGGTGGTCGTCGTCGTCGACATGGTCGGCCACTTACCCTCCGTGCAGCTATCATTCTTGGTCTGCTCCATTTTCCGGGCATTAGTCTCAGTCGGAGCCGATTTGACCCGACTCGGGGACCTGTTCGTTCTCCTGGCAGACGGGCTCCGACCCATGACGGATCTACTTGGCCCATTATCCACACGGGTGGCCGGCGACCTGGAACGCCTACTGGAAGCCTCACCAGAAGGGTTCCGACGGTTCGGAGGTGGCTCGGTGGGCCTAAACCCACGACTAGCGATGGGTTCTCTGCCGTGAACCAACCGGGACGACCCGGAATTAATCCGACCCGGTGACTGATCGGATCTCCGGGTCGGAGACTTCCCGAGAAGCCTCtctctcttggccccaaagtccCCAGTGTGAACTCTGCTCCTCTGCTGCGCTCTCGCCGGGGACGATCTGTGCACTCTCTGACGGACCTCCNNNNNNNNNNNNNNNNNNNNNNNNNNNNNNNNNNNNNNNNNNNNNNNNNNNNNNNNNNNNNNNNNNNNNNNNNNNNNNNNNNNNNNNNNNNNNNNNNNNNGTTTACATGCCTTTCAACAAACCTTGGAGAATTGTCATCTCTACGATTTGGGTTTCTCGGGACCTAAATTTACATGGAGCAACAAAAGAGAGGACGGTAATTTCATCATGGAGCGATTGGATCGAGCTGTTGCGAATCATGCTTGGATGGTTTTATATAAGGAGTATGGGGTGGAGGTGTTGGCGAATAGAAGTTCTGACCATGCACCATTACTGGTACAGTTGCAGAATTTTAGGCGTGACCCAAGTAAACATATGAAGAATTTTTTGTATGTAGCAGGATGGGGAAAATCACCTAACCACCAAAAAGTCATCCAAAAGGTATGGAGGGAGAAAGTGATAGGATCCAATCCGTGGCAATCTTTGTCTAAAAAGCTGGATAAGAGCAAAAAGGTGATAAAACAATGGCAAGTCAAAGAAAGAGGGCAAGCTGATCACCTAATCCAAGCAAAAACTGAACAGCTGAAGAATTTGCAAATGTCAGAAACTCAACCTGATGGGGAAGAGATAACTCGGCTGCAACAGGAGGTCAATGATCTTATAGAAAGGGATGACATGCAATGGAGACAAAGGGCAAAAAAACATTGGCTCAAAAAGGgtgataaaaatacaaaattttttcatgctAGTGTAAAACAAAGACGCCAAGCAAATCGTATTGTACGTGTGGAAAATGAAGATGGAGTTGTATGTACAAATTCTGATGAAATTTCAAAGGCGTTTATTGATTATTTccataatattttttcaacatcAAATCCATGTGGAATTGGGGAGTGTTTAAATGGGATGGAGAAAAAAGTTACACCTAGCATGAACGAGCAGCTGATCCGAGAACTATCGGTGGATGAAATCACTCGTGCTATTTCCCAAATGGGAGCCCAAAAAGCGCCAGGCCCGGATGGACTGCCGGCATGCTTCTATCATGACAATTGGAGCACCATTGGAGAGGAGGTATGCaatgttgttaaaaaattttttacttcTAGTAACCTTAATGCTGAAGTGAATTTTACCCATATTGCATTGATACCAAAAAAACCTAATCCTTCAAAGGCCTCAGATTTTCGGCCTATTAGTCTTTGTAACGTTTTGTATAAAATTGTTTCAAAGATTTTGGCAAACAGATTGAAGGTTTTCTTGCCTGAAATTATTTCCCAAAACCAAAGTGCGTTTATCCCGGGAAGATTAATCTCGGATAACGTGCTGGCAGCTTATGAAACTTTGCACTCCATGCATTCACGGATGTGGGGCAAAGTGGGATACATGGCCTTAAAATTAGATATGAGTAAGGCTTATGACAGGTTGGAGTGGCGGTTTGTGGAGGCGGTTATGGAAAAAATGGGGTTTGGAGCTAGATGGATTGGTTTAATTATGAAGTGTATATCCACAGTGAGATATTCCGTTATTATTAATGGAATTCCGGAAGGGAGCATTCAACCAACTAGGGGGATCCGTCAAGGGGACCCACTCTCAccatatttgtttattttatgtgcTGAGGCGTTGAGCTCCCAACTCTTAAAGGCTGAACTTTCTGGAAGTCTCCGAGGAGTCCCAACCTCCCCAAGGGGCCCGCGGctcaaccatttattttttgcggaTGATAGCCTTTTGTTCTGTAAGGCCACGGCACAAGATTGGCAGCGGTTGTCAATGATTCTGGAGAGGTATGAACAAGCATCTGGCCAACGGCTGAATAGGGATAAAACATCCATTTTTTTCAGCCGTAATACCAGGCGAGAGGTGAAAGATCTCATTCTTCGCTTATCCGGAGTTCCGGCTACACAAAGGTATGACAAATACCTGGGGCTCCCAGCTCTAGTCGGTAAGTCTCGAGTCAGAGAATTCCAGAATTTAACAGAAAGAGTAAGGGCAAAGGTGACAGATTGGAAGGCAAAATTACTCTCATTAGCTGGAAAAGAGATACTCCTAAAAGCAGTGATTCAAGCCATACCCACGTACAGTATGAGTATTTTTTTACTCCCCAAAACACTTTGTAATGAATTAAATGGCCTCATgcaaaaattctggtggggcaaaaagagaatgagaagaaaatacactggatgagttgggaaaaaatGGGACGTGCAAAAACTCAAGGGGGTTTGGGTTTTCGGGATCTTCATGCCTTCAACAAAGCTCTCCTAGCAAAACAAAGCTGGAGGTTACTACAACAGCCCGACAGTTTGCCTTCAAAAATTATAAAGGCCAAATACTTCCCATCAGTCAATTTGCGGGAGGCAAAAGTGGGGAGTCGACCTTCACTAGCTTGGAAAAGTATTCTTGCAGGTAGAGAATTACTGTTTGCAGGGCTAATTTGGCGAGTCGgagatggaaaaaatatttcaatatggGGAGATAAATGGATTCCAAATCCATCTTCTTTCACTGTTCAGTCACCTTGTCGAAAGCTATCTCCAAGAGCAAAGGTCTGTGAGTTAATTGAAACAACATCTCCACGGTGGAATATGCCCCTTATCCGAGAAATCTTTTGGGATGCTGAAGCAAACCTGATTGGTGGACTCCCGGTAAGCAGATATAGTAGGCAAGACAAACTAATCTGGAATTTCACAAGCACTGGTGAATTCTCGGTCCGAAGTGCTTATTACCTGGAGTTGGAGAGAAACGCCGGAAATAGAGGTGAATGTTCTACAAGGTCGGGCCTTCAAGATGTCTGGAAACAAATATGGGAGCTTAGAGTTCCCAATGCCACAAAGGTTTTCATGTGGAGGGCGTGTAATAATATCCTCCCtacaaaagaaaatctaaaaaagaagGGGGTTTTGAAGGATGCTGATTGCATTTTCTGTAGTAGAGCCATTGAAAATACTGCACATGTCTTGTGGCACTGCCCAGCGGCTCAAGACGTGTGGAGTGTCAGTGAGCGTAGTTTACAGAAAAGTGTCTGCTTGGAGGAGAATTTCTTgggaatttttgaatttttctttcgCAGGTGCAACTCGGAGGTGCTGGGCATTTTTGCGATGACAACCCGTGAGatttggaagagaagaaatgcAGTTGTTCACGGTGAGCAATTTCAACATCCGAATGCGCTGGCTAAGGGAGCACTGCAACTGTGGAAGATGTGGGAACAGACTTCGGTGCAACAAGAGGAAACAGATGTGAGTCCAGCTCCCGTGTCTGAAGCAAATGTGAGGTGGAAAGCTCCTTCTATGGACACGTATAAATGTAATTGGGACGTGGCTGTGAAACCGGATGTGAGTGGGGTGGGAGTTGGTATCATAATCAGGGATTACATGGGGAATGTATGTGCAGCATCTTGCCTGTGTCTAGAGGGCAGTCCAGACCCTACCGTAGCAGAAGCGATGGGAGCCAGGTGCACAGTGGAATTTGGTAGAGATCTAGGCTTCCAAAACATTATATTGGAAGGGGATTCAAAAACAGTGATCCAAGCTATTGTTGGGAGAGATCGATGGTGCAAATTCGGTCAAGTGATTGAAGATATCCATGTTATAATGGCGGGATTTAGGAGCTGGAGAGCGGAGCATGTTAAAAGAGAAGCAAATGAAGCAGTTCATGGCTTGGCGCGGGTAGCAAGGACTACAGGGGTCTCTAGAATATGGATGGAAGAAGTCCCTGATGTTGTTAAACATACTGTTCTCTTAAAGCAATcgtctcttagagttttagagCCTCGTGCTCTTGATATTTAGAGTTTTGACTCTAGATGTTTTGTACCATTTTCAGAATTTTGAATGAGATCagaatttattcaaaaaaaaaaaaaaaaaaaaatctgatcaCTATTACACAATTTACATTACTTATATTGTGCATTCGTGTGGCCTATAAACACATGCACATTATCACTATTCTATCAAATAGGTCAACAT
Coding sequences within it:
- the LOC132169903 gene encoding uncharacterized protein LOC132169903, with protein sequence MMKLPSSLLLLHVRQRVHRSSPARAQQRSRVHTGDFGAKRERLLGKSPTRRSDQSPGRINSGSSRLVHGREPIASRGFRPTEPPPNRRNPSGEASSRRSRSPATRVDNGPSRSVMGRSPSARRTNRSPSRVKSAPTETNARKMEQTKNDSCTEGKWPTMSTTTTTTNESLDNPLVSLECFIFL